From Methylomonas sp. EFPC3, a single genomic window includes:
- a CDS encoding PAAR domain-containing protein, giving the protein MGQPAARLTDMHVCPMFTGPVPHVGGPISGPGAPTVLIGNMPAARATDMAVCVGPPDTIAMGSTTVLIGNMPAARMGDTCAHGGTIVVGYPTVLIG; this is encoded by the coding sequence ATGGGACAGCCCGCCGCACGCTTGACCGATATGCATGTTTGCCCAATGTTCACCGGACCGGTACCCCATGTGGGCGGGCCGATTTCCGGCCCCGGCGCCCCCACCGTTTTAATCGGTAATATGCCCGCTGCCCGTGCTACAGATATGGCGGTTTGCGTCGGACCTCCCGATACCATTGCGATGGGTTCCACGACAGTATTGATTGGCAATATGCCGGCCGCCCGTATGGGCGACACTTGCGCCCACGGCGGCACCATTGTCGTCGGTTACCCGACCGTATTGATCGGGTAA